The Artemia franciscana chromosome 11, ASM3288406v1, whole genome shotgun sequence genome has a segment encoding these proteins:
- the LOC136032614 gene encoding zinc finger protein 765-like yields the protein MYASAHSITRHMRTHTGEKPYKCTTRNKSFSRSEHLIQHVRIHTGEKPFKCEVCKCSFRHKTTLVIHMRTHTAEKPFKCEVCKRTFNQKNTLTRHMRTHTGEKPYKCTTCNKSFSRNELLIQHVRIHTGEKPFKCEVCKCSFRHKKTLVIHMGTHTAEKPFKFDVCKRTFNHQISENSHR from the coding sequence atgtatgcaagcGCACATTCAATCACCAGACATATGAGAActcacaccggtgaaaagccatacAAGTGCACTACACGTAATAAAAGCTTTTCTCGAAGTGAGCATCTCATTCAACATGTGAGGATCCACACTGGCGAGAAGCCGTTCAAGTGTGAAGTATGCAAGTGCAGTTTTAGACATAAGACAACTCTTGTCATTCACATGAGAACCCACACGGCTGAAAAGCCGTTCAAGTGTGAAGTATGCAAGCGCACATTTAATCAAAAGAATACACTCACCAGACatatgagaacccacaccggtgaaaagccatacAAGTGCACTACATGTAATAAAAGCTTTTCTCGAAATGAGCTTCTCATTCAACATGTGAGGATCCACACTGGCGAGAAGCCGTTCAAGTGTGAAGTTTGCAAGTGCAGTTTTAGACATAAGAAAACTCTTGTCATTCACATGGGAACCCACACTgctgaaaagccattcaagtttGACGTATGCAAGCGCACATTCAATCACCAGATATCTGAGAACTCACACCGGTGA
- the LOC136032615 gene encoding zinc finger protein 501-like → MKSMNEQGSDNEIIFRNDTNHNNRFRTDYTKTDQSNTNISSVDILEEIPATKKLNNQLKKLPEKKEEDTENQKNETSFQNDEKRSISNIHARHLIVQNNGHQTFYNADIRFKCDAYNDSFFQDSYLIQYAETDTSDKPFKCDVCKRTFNHKNTLTRHMRTHTGEKPYKCTTCNKSFSRNELLIQHVRIHTGEKPFKCEVCKCSFRHKKTLVIHMRTHTAEKPFKCEVCKRTFNQKNTLTRHMRTHTGEKPYKCTTCNKSFSRNELLIQHVRIHTGEKPFKCEVCKCSFRHKKTLVIHMGTHTAEKPFKFDVCKRTFNHQTCENSHR, encoded by the coding sequence ATGaaatcaatgaatgaacaaggCTCTGATAATGAGATCATATTTCGAAATGACACTAATCACAACAATCGGTTTCGAACAGACTATACTAAAACTGATCAGTCGAATACCAATATCTCATCAGTAGacattttagaagaaattccAGCCACAAAGAAGCTGAATAACCAGCTGAAGAAActaccagaaaaaaaagaagaggacaCAGAAAATCAGAAGAATGAAACATCTTTTCAAAATGACGAGAAACGATCTATAAGCAATATTCATGCTAGACACCTAATAGTTCAAAATAATGGACACCAGACTTTCTATAACGCCGATATACGTTTTAAGTGTGATGCATACAATGatagtttttttcaagataGTTATCTCATTCAGTATGCAGAGACAGACACCAGTGACAAGCCGTTCAAGTGTGACGTATGCAAGCGCACATTTAATCACAAGAATACACTCACCAGACatatgagaacccacaccggtgaaaagccatacAAGTGCACTACATGTAATAAAAGCTTTTCTCGAAATGAGCTTCTCATTCAACATGTGAGGATCCACACTGGCGAGAAGCCGTTCAAGTGTGAAGTATGCAAGTGCAGTTTTAGACATAAGAAAACTCTTGTCATTcacatgagaacccacactgCTGAAAAGCCGTTCAAGTGTGAAGTATGCAAGCGCACATTTAATCAAAAGAATACACTCACCAGACatatgagaacccacaccggtgaaaagccatacAAGTGCACTACATGTAATAAAAGCTTTTCTCGAAATGAGCTTCTCATTCAACATGTGAGGATCCACACTGGCGAGAAGCCGTTCAAGTGTGAAGTTTGCAAGTGCAGTTTTAGACATAAGAAAACTCTTGTCATTCACATGGGAACCCACACTgctgaaaagccattcaagtttGACGTATGCAAGCGCACATTCAATCACCAGACATGTGAGAActcacaccggtga